The Capra hircus breed San Clemente chromosome 25, ASM170441v1, whole genome shotgun sequence genome has a window encoding:
- the TBL2 gene encoding transducin beta-like protein 2 produces the protein MELSQMPELMGLSLLLGLLALVATAAVARGWLRAEEETSGRSAGQKANGCPPDKSLKSKKQKPQQRIRKEKPQQHNFTHRLLAAALKSHSGNITCMDFSSNGKYLATCADDRTVRIWSTKDFLQREHRSMRANVDLDHAILVRFSPDCRAFIVWLANGDTLRVFKMIKRDDGGYTFMATPEDFPKKHKAPIVNIGIADTGKFIMTASSDTTILIWNLKGQVLSTINTNHMNNTYAAISPCSRFVASCGFTPDVKVWEVCFGKKGDFQEVVRAFELKGHSAAVHFFAFSNDSRRMASVSKDGTWKLWDTDVEYKKQQDPYLLRTGHFEEASTMPCRLALSPDAQVLALASGSSIHLYNTRRGEKEESFEQVHGECISDLSFDITGRLLASCGDRAVRLFHNTPGYRAVVEEMQALLKRASNESTRQRLQQQLTQAQEALKNLGALKK, from the exons ATGGAGCTCTCGCAGATGCCGGAGCTGATGGGGCTGTCGCTGTTGCTCGGGCTGCTGGCCCTCGTGGCGACGGCGGCGGTAGCGCGGGGGTGGCTGCGCGCGGAGGAGGAGACGAGCGGCCGGTCCGCCG GCCAAAAAGCAAACGGATGTCCACCTGACAAGTCCTTGAAATCCAAGAAGCAGAAACCGCAACAGCGGATTCGCAAGGAGAAGCCTCAGCAACACAACTTCACTCACCGCCTTCTGGCTGCAGCATTGAAG AGCCACAGTGGGAACATAACTTGCATGGACTTCAGCAGCAATGGCAAATACCTGGCTACCTGTGCAGACGACCGTACCGTCCGCATCTGGAGCACAAAGGACTTCCTGCAGCGGGAGCACCGCAGCATGAGAGCCAACGTGGACCTGGACCATGCCATCCTGGTGCGCTTCAGCCCTGACTGCAG AGCATTCATCGTCTGGCTCGCTAATGGAGACACCCTCCGTGTCTTCAAGATGATAAAACGAGACGATGGGGGCTATACGTTCATGGCCACCCCAGAGGACTTTCCTAAAAAGCACAAGGCACCCATTGTCAACATTGGCATCGCTGACACAG ggAAGTTCATCATGACTGCTTCCAGTGACACAACCATCCTCATTTGGAATCTGAAAGGCCAGGTGCTGTCCACCATCAACACCAACCACATGAACAATACTTATGCTGCTATATCCCCTTGTAGCAG GTTTGTAGCCTCGTGTGGCTTCACCCCAGATGTAAAAGTTTGGGAAGTCTGCTTTGGGAAGAAAGGGGACTTCCAGGAGGTTGTGCGAGCCTTTGAACTGAAGGGCCACTCTGCAGCCGTGCACTTCTTCGCTTTCTCCAATGACTCCCGGAG GATGGCCTCTGTCTCCAAGGACGGCACGTGGAAGCTGTGGGACACAGACGTGGAATACAAGAAGCAGCAGGACCCCTACTTGCTGAGGACAGGCCACTTTGAAGAAGCGAGCACCATGCCATGCCGCCTGGCGCTCTCCCCTGATGCCCAGGTCTTGGCCTTGGCCAGTGGTAGCAGTATTCATCTCTACAACACCCGGAGGGGTGAGAAGGAGGAGAGCTTTGAGCAGGTCCACGGGGAGTGTATCAGTGACTTGTCCTTTGACATCACTGGCCGGCTTCTGGCCTCCTGTGGGGACCGAGCAGTGCGGCTCTTCCACAACACGCCTGGCTACCGGGCAGTGGTGGAGGAAATGCAGGCCCTCCTGAAGCGAGCCTCCAACGAAAGCACCCGCCAGAGGCTTCAGCAGCAGCTGACGCAGGCTCAGGAGGCCCTGAAGAACCTGGGGGCCTTGAAGAAATGA